From Kryptolebias marmoratus isolate JLee-2015 linkage group LG15, ASM164957v2, whole genome shotgun sequence, a single genomic window includes:
- the chp2 gene encoding calcineurin B homologous protein 2 — protein sequence MGSSSSNLNTIPNSQELMQETGFSAAHLLRLYERFEFLDKDNKGHLRPEDFEAVQELSTNPIGDIIIGSFFSPGQETVDFPSFVRILAHFRPAEKNRTRDGAQPEPANSSTGKLKFAFQLYDRDRDGKISREELLQVLRAMLEMQVTEEQLESMAERAIQEADLDEDDAISFDEFKKSLEKVNIDHKMSIHFMK from the exons ATGGGCTCCAGCAGCTCCAACCTGAACACTATCCCAAACTCCCAGGAGCTCATGCAGGAAACTGGCT TCTCTGCCGCTCACCTCCTGCGTCTCTACGAGAGGTTTGAGTTTCTGGACAAAGACAACAAAGGACACCTCAG GCCAGAGGACTTTGAAGCGGTTCAGGAGTTGTCCACGAACCCCATAGGAGACATCATCATCGGTTCCTTTTTCTCCCCGGG CCAGGAAACGGTGGACTTTCCCTCTTTTGTCCGAATTCTGGCACACTTCCGACCGGCTGAGAAAAACCGAACCAGAGATGGAGCTCAGCCGGAGCCGGCTAACAGCAGCACTGGAAAACTCAAAT TTGCCTTCCAGCTGTACGATCGTGACAGAGATGGGAAGATTTCCAGAGAGGAGCTTCTTCAG GTTCTACGGGCGATGCTGGAGATGCAGGTgacagaggagcagctggagagcATGGCAGAGCGAGCCATCCAGGAGGCCGACCTGGACGAGGACGATGCTATTTCCTTTGATGAGTTCAAGAAG tcactggAGAAAGTGAACATCGATCACAAGATGAGTATTCACTTCATGAAATGA